From Asterias amurensis chromosome 3, ASM3211899v1, a single genomic window includes:
- the LOC139935433 gene encoding 2,4-dienoyl-CoA reductase [(3E)-enoyl-CoA-producing], mitochondrial-like yields MASLNSTKQIVTVGSMLKNSRLFEVVQRTTTFQQRCIHGSATAWSEDKYPNLAARKDIMLPPGTFNGKTAFITGGGTGLGKGMATTLSSLGAKVAIMSRKLEVLEKTAKEISNQTGNTVIPLAADVRDAAAVKAAVDQFQEQTGGLPNIVINNAAGNFISPTERLSSNAVKSVIDIVLNGTFNVTLDIGKRLVAAKQGANFLAITTTYTHYGSAFVTPSAAAKAGVQTLMQSLASEWGWLGMRFNCIAPGPIYTKGAFGRLDPTGQFAESMRQGIPTGRFGEVEEIANLATYMVSDYASWMNGSCVDFDGGELPFAAGEFNQLKQVTPEQWDLMAQLGKKVKGS; encoded by the exons ATGGCATCCCTAAATAGTACGAAACAAATCGTGACAGTGGGCAGTATGTTGAAGAATTCTAGACTTTTCGAG GTCGTCCAAAGAACAACCACATTCCAGCAGAGATGTATTCATGGATCAGCCACAGCCTGGTCCGAAGACAAATACCCAAACCTAGCGGCCAGGAAGGACATTATGTTACCCCCGGGTACATTCAACGGCAAGACAGCATTTATCACAGGAGGAGGAACGGGACTAGGAAAGGGAATGGCTACAACGTTGTCCTCGCTTGGGGCTAAAGTAGCAATAATGAGCAG GAAGCTGGAGGTACTCGAGAAGACCGCCAAAGAAATCTCAAACCAAACTGGCAATACGGTCATACCGCTTGCAGCTGATGTCCGTGATGCCGCTGCCGTCAAGGCTGCCGTCGACCAATTCCAGGAGCAGACTGGCGGCCTGCCCAACATTGTCATTAACAATGCTGCCGGGAATTTCATCTCCCCGACAGAACGTCTGTCCTCGAATGCTGTAAAGAGTGTGATTGACATCGTGTTGAATGGCACCTTTAATGTGACCTTAGATATTGGGAAAAGGCTGGTCGCAGCTAAACAAG GAGCTAATTTCTTAGCAATCACAACGACGTACACACATTATGGTTCAGCTTTTGTCACACCCAGCGCTGCAGCCAAAGCAGGAGTCCAGACCCTCATGCA GTCACTAGCTTCAGAATGGGGTTGGCTTGGTATGAGATTTAACTGCATAGCACCAGGACCAATCTACACAAAG GGAGCATTTGGCCGACTGGATCCCACTGGTCAGTTTGCTGAGAGCATGAGACAAGGTATACCTACAGGAAGGTTCGGGGAAGTGGAAGAAATTGCAAATCTTGCTACCTACATGGTCAGCGACTATGCCAGCTGGATGAATGGCTCCTGCGTTGATTTTGACGGTGGGGAGCTGCCTTTTGCTGCTGGGGAATTCAACCAGTTAAAACAG GTTACACCAGAGCAGTGGGACCTAATGGCACAACTTGGAAAGAAAGTCAAAGGATCTTAA